Proteins encoded together in one Ferroglobus placidus DSM 10642 window:
- a CDS encoding DUF5305 domain-containing protein: MGKKVLLAVVVAILVFSSAFATYSAYNDLKPKKVTVKRNVTIGTYELYYDYYSTVSKENPLWGEGMKLFNKDVYFSSVSPVLNITFNLILPESNFEVEYETKLLITSSTSDKVFWELERVIGSGVTVLNSSKFSYSFSLNILELEREIESIERSLEFKGGSKTIKVVTNVYAKGSEKEIKDSVEMTIKPSGSYYTVSSSGKKKTVERTVNEVKKVPPSQREYIFALSKVALPILGIIASVYVYRISSLSEDEKALRKFRKWISKGKLPEVRMTTIEIESLEDLVDAAIDMNERVIHDAEKNAFFFVHDGILYIYKGKARQGEEET; the protein is encoded by the coding sequence ATGGGGAAAAAGGTTTTACTTGCGGTCGTTGTTGCGATTTTAGTTTTTTCGTCAGCCTTTGCTACTTACAGCGCCTACAACGATTTAAAACCTAAGAAGGTTACGGTAAAAAGAAACGTAACTATAGGAACTTACGAACTTTACTACGACTATTACTCCACTGTGTCGAAAGAAAATCCTCTGTGGGGCGAGGGAATGAAATTGTTTAACAAAGACGTTTATTTTTCGAGTGTCTCACCCGTTCTAAATATCACGTTTAACTTAATTCTTCCGGAAAGCAACTTTGAAGTTGAATACGAAACTAAGCTTTTGATCACCTCGTCAACCTCAGACAAGGTGTTTTGGGAACTTGAAAGAGTTATTGGCTCGGGAGTAACGGTTTTAAATTCGAGTAAATTCAGCTACTCATTTTCTTTGAACATTCTTGAACTTGAAAGGGAAATAGAAAGCATAGAGCGAAGCCTCGAATTTAAAGGCGGTTCTAAAACGATAAAAGTCGTTACAAACGTTTACGCAAAAGGATCGGAGAAGGAAATTAAGGATAGCGTTGAAATGACGATAAAACCTTCTGGGAGCTACTACACGGTTTCTTCTTCGGGAAAGAAAAAGACAGTTGAAAGAACGGTAAATGAAGTAAAAAAAGTTCCTCCTTCTCAGAGGGAGTACATTTTCGCATTATCTAAAGTAGCGTTGCCGATTCTCGGTATTATTGCGAGCGTTTACGTTTATAGAATATCTTCTCTCTCGGAAGACGAAAAAGCTCTCAGGAAATTTAGGAAGTGGATAAGCAAAGGAAAACTTCCGGAGGTTAGGATGACGACGATTGAAATTGAATCCCTCGAAGACCTTGTTGATGCGGCAATCGATATGAACGAAAGAGTTATTCACGATGCCGAGAAAAACGCATTCTTCTTCGTACACGATGGAATTCTTTACATTTATAAAGGAAAAGCGAGGCAGGGTGAAGAGGAGACATAG
- a CDS encoding NADH-quinone oxidoreductase subunit J: MSDLVVILLSALSVAMALGVAKSRDNFYSALYMSATLLAVGGTYAYLGVHSVLALIAFIFIGAVGIITIALAATYRFINPVRHSGYWALFSAFVAVFLGTTLAVFSVSLPKFKDAFREFMVDYQTYVFLLVVMVTLLLLSAVSMVRRDAE, from the coding sequence ATGTCAGATCTTGTGGTCATTCTACTTTCCGCCTTATCAGTTGCCATGGCTTTGGGCGTTGCGAAAAGCAGGGACAACTTCTACTCAGCCTTGTACATGTCGGCAACACTTCTTGCTGTGGGCGGAACTTACGCTTATCTTGGCGTTCATTCCGTTCTCGCTTTAATAGCTTTCATATTTATCGGAGCTGTCGGCATAATAACGATAGCTTTAGCAGCGACTTACAGATTTATCAACCCGGTAAGGCACAGCGGATACTGGGCGCTGTTTTCAGCTTTCGTCGCTGTTTTTCTTGGAACGACTCTCGCTGTTTTCTCGGTTTCCCTTCCAAAATTTAAAGACGCTTTCAGGGAATTCATGGTCGATTATCAGACTTACGTTTTCCTTCTCGTAGTTATGGTTACCCTCCTCTTGTTGTCTGCGGTAAGCATGGTTAGGAGGGATGCGGAATGA
- a CDS encoding NADH-quinone oxidoreductase subunit K: MIASTLAASVIVLMIGYYTLITSRDLIRLLISLELMFAAVFLSLLPLFAIDALTAEGMVVMVASLFTSSSELLVLISAIILFDRKFRGVAMEKVSSGGDEL, from the coding sequence ATGATCGCTTCTACTCTTGCAGCTTCAGTTATAGTGCTGATGATCGGCTACTACACCTTGATAACTTCGAGGGATCTGATAAGGTTACTAATATCTTTAGAACTGATGTTCGCGGCTGTCTTCCTCTCTCTTTTACCTCTCTTTGCGATAGATGCTCTCACAGCGGAGGGAATGGTTGTAATGGTCGCTTCCCTTTTCACGAGCAGTAGCGAGCTTCTCGTTTTAATCTCCGCGATCATACTCTTCGATAGAAAATTCAGAGGGGTTGCGATGGAAAAAGTATCGAGCGGAGGGGATGAGCTGTGA
- a CDS encoding complex I subunit 5 family protein, which produces MIALLLPLIAVIVAPFFKPREAAVLSAVAFFASFVALIIDAFTGAYYRIDIVQAAEPVGNIYMFGDAVSHAFGFTIAFVSAMVALYSYPYMAHRFEEMGLGEDEFKKYWFLYNLYAASMLWLVYAGNLILLYVFLEISLVTSFLLIYLYGYGNRQWVALLYFVWTHIAGALALIGFLLIGFENKTLALDSIKTVSFLAWLLVFLGMIVKLPGFGAHIWLPWAHAEAPTPVSALLSPLTVGLAAYVLLRIYFIEPSFIIDHRIPIFAYGVLTSVYAGLAVFKQDDYKRLLAYSTVSQMGYILIAFTLGAAGILGVVIQYISHAFGKSILFMTAGAIIATFHGLRDLKKMSGMHEFVPTISNAALLGFMNLSGILTIGMIGEFYILKGLTDTFGLPSAINSIAMATMLSVVVVFIISGLYSFYTMKRIYYGTPADYSKVSVHRMLDSHLYIIAALSILLLLPPFATWFIDTLVKFLGVA; this is translated from the coding sequence GTGATCGCATTGCTTTTACCTTTGATAGCGGTAATAGTTGCCCCTTTCTTTAAGCCGAGGGAAGCTGCAGTATTATCGGCTGTAGCGTTTTTCGCGTCTTTCGTCGCTCTTATTATTGACGCCTTCACCGGAGCTTACTACAGAATTGACATCGTTCAGGCAGCTGAGCCAGTTGGAAACATCTACATGTTCGGAGATGCGGTAAGCCACGCTTTCGGATTTACGATAGCATTTGTCTCTGCGATGGTCGCTTTGTACTCCTATCCCTACATGGCTCACAGATTCGAGGAGATGGGGCTTGGAGAGGACGAGTTCAAAAAGTACTGGTTCCTCTACAACCTGTACGCTGCTTCCATGCTCTGGCTTGTTTATGCAGGCAACCTAATTCTCCTCTACGTTTTCCTCGAAATCTCCCTCGTTACTTCGTTCCTTCTGATATACTTGTACGGCTACGGTAATAGACAGTGGGTCGCTTTGCTGTACTTCGTCTGGACCCACATAGCCGGAGCTTTGGCGTTAATAGGATTCCTGCTCATAGGCTTTGAAAACAAGACTCTCGCGTTGGACAGCATAAAGACAGTCTCTTTCCTCGCTTGGCTCCTCGTGTTTTTGGGAATGATCGTAAAGTTGCCCGGATTTGGGGCTCACATCTGGCTTCCGTGGGCTCACGCTGAAGCCCCAACGCCGGTTTCAGCTTTACTGAGTCCCCTCACTGTTGGATTGGCTGCCTACGTCTTGCTCAGAATTTACTTCATAGAGCCGTCGTTCATAATCGACCACAGAATCCCGATATTTGCCTACGGCGTCTTAACGAGCGTTTATGCTGGTTTAGCGGTCTTTAAGCAGGACGACTACAAAAGGCTTCTCGCCTATTCTACCGTCTCTCAGATGGGTTACATACTCATAGCCTTCACCCTCGGAGCTGCCGGAATACTCGGAGTCGTCATTCAGTACATTTCCCACGCTTTCGGAAAGTCCATATTGTTCATGACCGCCGGAGCTATCATAGCGACCTTCCACGGTTTGAGAGATCTTAAGAAGATGAGCGGAATGCACGAATTCGTTCCGACGATTTCTAATGCGGCTTTATTAGGCTTCATGAATTTGAGCGGAATTCTCACGATAGGTATGATCGGGGAGTTCTACATACTGAAAGGTTTAACAGATACCTTCGGATTGCCGAGTGCGATAAACAGCATTGCCATGGCGACGATGCTTTCTGTAGTGGTCGTCTTCATAATTTCCGGACTCTACAGCTTCTACACGATGAAGAGAATCTACTACGGAACTCCGGCAGACTATTCAAAAGTTTCTGTTCACAGGATGTTAGACTCACATCTCTACATCATAGCAGCCTTATCAATCCTGTTGCTTCTTCCTCCGTTCGCTACTTGGTTTATAGACACTCTCGTAAAATTCTTGGGGGTGGCGTGA